Proteins from one Micromonospora sp. M71_S20 genomic window:
- a CDS encoding response regulator transcription factor, with protein sequence MTRVVVVDDQTLVRQGVRTLLDMAGIEVVGEADDGEAALDVIDATRPDVVLLDLRMPRRDGIWALRRLRERGRDVPVLVLTTFDDDTLVLDALRAGARGYLLKDVTLEQLTRAVETLAAGGTLIAVSITDRLLRAIRSAPSPIGVSAPPSQELTERELDVLRLVAEGYTNREIAGLLFLAEGTVKNHVSAILLKLGARDRTNAVLRALHEGVLR encoded by the coding sequence GTGACCAGGGTCGTCGTGGTCGACGACCAGACGCTGGTCCGGCAGGGCGTCCGCACCCTGCTCGACATGGCCGGCATCGAGGTGGTCGGCGAGGCAGACGACGGCGAGGCGGCCCTGGACGTGATCGACGCGACCCGGCCCGACGTCGTCCTGCTCGACCTGCGCATGCCGCGTCGGGACGGCATCTGGGCCCTTCGGCGGCTACGTGAGCGCGGGAGGGACGTACCGGTGCTGGTGCTCACCACCTTCGACGACGACACCCTCGTCCTCGACGCCCTCCGCGCGGGAGCGCGGGGCTACCTGCTCAAGGACGTCACGCTGGAGCAGCTGACCCGGGCGGTCGAGACCCTCGCCGCGGGCGGAACGCTCATCGCCGTGTCGATCACCGACCGGCTCCTGCGCGCCATCCGCTCGGCGCCGTCCCCGATCGGGGTGAGCGCTCCGCCATCGCAGGAACTCACCGAGCGGGAGCTGGACGTGCTGCGGCTGGTCGCCGAGGGCTACACCAACCGGGAGATCGCCGGCCTGCTCTTCCTCGCGGAGGGAACGGTCAAGAACCACGTGTCGGCGATCCTGCTCAAGCTCGGCGCCCGGGACCGCACCAACGCGGTGCTGCGGGCGCTGCACGAGGGCGTCCTGCGGTAG
- a CDS encoding LLM class F420-dependent oxidoreductase, with protein MTVPLDGIPLAEHAAVYAALDRAGFTDVWSSEVNGADAFTPLALAAAWQPRLRLGTAITPVFTRGPGLLAMSAAALADAAPGRFALGIGASSPVVVRNWNAVPFDEPFRRTRDVLRFLRAALSGATVDEEYDTFTVRRFTLDRKPAVPPPVLLAALRPGMLRLAGAEADGVILNWLAAADVPRALAEVGERRPGYEVVARIFVCPTEDAAHARALGRRLITSYLTVPAYAEFHRWLGREEVLGPMWRAWAAGDRRGAGAAVPDDVVDALVLHGSPEHCREQVRRYADAGVDVPVLALLPTPELAAGGAAALADLITRLGGGGAR; from the coding sequence ATGACCGTACCGCTGGACGGCATCCCGCTCGCCGAGCACGCCGCGGTCTACGCGGCCCTCGACCGGGCCGGATTCACCGACGTCTGGTCCTCCGAGGTCAACGGGGCGGACGCGTTCACCCCGTTGGCGCTCGCCGCCGCCTGGCAGCCCCGGCTGCGCCTGGGCACCGCGATCACGCCGGTCTTCACCCGGGGCCCGGGCCTGCTGGCGATGAGCGCGGCGGCGCTGGCCGACGCCGCCCCCGGCCGGTTCGCGCTCGGCATCGGCGCGTCCTCGCCGGTCGTCGTCCGCAACTGGAACGCCGTGCCGTTCGACGAACCGTTCCGGCGCACCCGCGACGTGCTGCGGTTCCTGCGCGCGGCGCTGTCCGGGGCGACCGTCGACGAGGAGTACGACACCTTCACCGTGCGCCGCTTCACCCTGGACCGCAAGCCGGCCGTGCCGCCGCCGGTGCTGCTCGCCGCGCTGCGCCCCGGGATGCTGCGGCTGGCCGGCGCCGAGGCCGACGGCGTCATCCTCAACTGGCTGGCCGCCGCCGACGTGCCCCGGGCGCTCGCCGAGGTCGGCGAGCGGCGCCCCGGCTACGAGGTGGTCGCCCGGATCTTCGTCTGCCCGACCGAGGACGCCGCGCACGCCCGCGCCCTGGGCCGCCGGCTGATCACCAGCTACCTGACCGTCCCCGCGTACGCCGAGTTCCACCGCTGGCTCGGCCGGGAGGAGGTGCTCGGGCCGATGTGGCGGGCCTGGGCCGCCGGGGACCGGCGCGGCGCGGGCGCGGCGGTGCCCGACGACGTGGTCGACGCGTTGGTGCTGCACGGCTCGCCGGAGCACTGCCGCGAGCAGGTCCGCCGCTACGCCGACGCCGGCGTGGACGTGCCGGTGCTGGCGCTGCTGCCCACCCCCGAGCTCGCCGCCGGTGGCGCGGCGGCGCTGGCGGACCTGATCACGCGCCTGGGCGGGGGTGGGGCGCGGTGA
- a CDS encoding SDR family oxidoreductase: MNLTDRVAVITGGAGGIGSALARRFAAEGAAAVVVADLDADAARAVADGLGPVAHAVGLDVTDEEQVRALVADTERRYGRIDLFCANAGVTSGGGMEIDDAGWDRAWRVNVLSHVYAARAVLPAMLARGGGYLLHTCSAAGVLTSVGDAPYATTKHAAVGFAEWLSVTYRDQGVRISALCPQGVDTPMLADGLAAGHLGARVVAASGAVLTADQVADAVVAGLAEERFLILPHPEVAGYARRKAEDPDGWQSGLRKLVRRLRA, from the coding sequence GTGAACCTCACCGACCGGGTGGCCGTGATCACCGGTGGGGCCGGCGGCATCGGCTCCGCCCTGGCCCGCCGCTTCGCCGCCGAGGGCGCCGCCGCCGTGGTGGTGGCCGACCTCGACGCCGACGCGGCCCGTGCGGTGGCCGACGGCCTCGGCCCGGTCGCCCACGCCGTCGGGCTGGACGTGACCGACGAGGAGCAGGTCCGCGCCCTGGTCGCCGACACCGAGCGGCGGTACGGGCGCATCGACCTGTTCTGCGCCAACGCGGGCGTCACCTCCGGTGGCGGGATGGAGATCGACGACGCCGGCTGGGACCGCGCCTGGCGGGTCAACGTGCTCTCGCACGTCTACGCGGCCCGCGCGGTGCTGCCGGCGATGCTCGCCCGGGGCGGCGGCTACCTGCTGCACACCTGTTCGGCGGCGGGCGTGCTGACCTCGGTCGGTGACGCCCCGTACGCCACGACCAAGCACGCCGCCGTCGGCTTCGCCGAGTGGCTCTCCGTCACCTACCGCGACCAGGGCGTCCGGATCAGCGCGCTGTGCCCGCAGGGCGTGGACACGCCGATGCTCGCCGACGGGCTGGCCGCCGGTCACCTGGGCGCGCGGGTCGTGGCCGCCTCCGGTGCGGTACTCACCGCCGACCAGGTGGCGGATGCGGTGGTCGCCGGCCTCGCCGAGGAGCGCTTCCTGATCCTGCCGCACCCCGAGGTCGCCGGGTACGCCCGCCGCAAGGCGGAGGACCCGGACGGCTGGCAGTCCGGCCTGCGCAAACTCGTCCGCCGTCTGCGGGCCTGA
- a CDS encoding PadR family transcriptional regulator gives MATRPMTEAAFFVLAALAGRPCHGYGIVNEVKELSQGRVHLRVGTLYGVLDRLVTDGLVELDREEVQQGRLRRYYRLTDSGGRALAEEADRQAANARAATERLGVWRPAVGGAA, from the coding sequence ATGGCGACTCGACCGATGACCGAAGCGGCGTTCTTCGTCCTGGCAGCGCTGGCCGGTAGGCCCTGCCATGGCTACGGCATCGTCAACGAGGTGAAGGAGTTGTCGCAGGGGCGGGTGCACCTGAGGGTGGGCACGCTCTACGGCGTGCTCGACCGGCTCGTCACCGACGGTCTGGTGGAACTGGACCGCGAGGAGGTGCAGCAGGGCCGGCTCCGGCGGTACTACCGGCTCACCGACTCCGGCGGGCGGGCGTTGGCGGAGGAGGCTGACCGTCAGGCCGCCAACGCCCGTGCGGCCACTGAAAGGCTCGGTGTGTGGCGGCCCGCCGTGGGCGGTGCGGCATGA
- a CDS encoding substrate-binding and VWA domain-containing protein — protein MAGSAVIAAAYLIVRPAADVGCTPLEVSSSIEKDVLLGELAERYNKSDRRVGDRCAVVTVHGLASGASTDALAGDWAAKQPNLPRPQVWLPTSSLWTGQLKLLDEAAGRPAQTPGRYPSIANSPLVIAMPQSKGKHLQQQGPLGWGEVLGSSGRTGWATFGRPDWGRFSFGKVNPNMSTSGLAATIASYYAAINRASDLTESDVANPTVTQFVRRIEANVSHYSDDIVDLLKDRAEADLSSADTAAPTDMSAVVTQEELVYQYNEGKLSPTPGEKPRVPLVALYPKEGTFNLDHPYVVLPSASPEQRDAAADFLKFLQEPPQQQSFSRHGFRDHERNAAGPLIAAVGGRGAENLTYFDPPDPAVVKAILTGWGTLRKKANILVAVDTSGSMNAKIGERTRFQVATRAAAKGFGLLNSEDKVALWSFSSETPQRPKSPYSEEVRLSPFDQKTLTKELNNLHVEGGTALYATVRAAHRHMLDHYDQSRINAVVVLTDGTNEYTKDNSLARLLKDVALDPERPIKIFCIAFDEKSDFGTLDRIAKASAGKAFDARDPAKIDDAFVKLVSSF, from the coding sequence GTGGCCGGATCCGCGGTCATCGCGGCGGCCTACCTGATCGTCCGGCCGGCGGCGGACGTCGGGTGCACGCCGCTGGAGGTCAGCTCATCGATCGAAAAGGACGTGCTGCTCGGCGAGCTGGCGGAACGCTACAACAAGAGCGATCGGCGAGTCGGCGACCGGTGCGCCGTGGTGACCGTGCACGGCCTCGCCTCCGGCGCCTCGACGGACGCGCTGGCCGGCGACTGGGCGGCCAAGCAGCCCAACCTGCCACGGCCGCAGGTGTGGTTGCCGACGTCGAGCCTGTGGACCGGGCAGTTGAAGTTGCTGGACGAGGCCGCCGGACGCCCGGCGCAGACCCCGGGCCGGTACCCGTCGATCGCGAACAGCCCGCTGGTGATCGCCATGCCGCAGTCGAAGGGTAAGCACCTCCAGCAACAGGGCCCACTCGGCTGGGGTGAGGTCCTGGGCTCGTCCGGGCGCACGGGTTGGGCCACCTTCGGTCGCCCCGACTGGGGGCGGTTCAGCTTCGGCAAGGTCAACCCGAACATGTCCACCTCCGGGCTGGCGGCCACGATCGCGAGCTACTACGCGGCCATCAACCGGGCCAGCGACCTGACCGAGAGCGACGTCGCGAATCCGACGGTGACCCAGTTCGTCCGCCGCATCGAGGCCAACGTGTCCCACTACAGCGACGACATCGTGGACCTGTTGAAGGACCGCGCCGAGGCGGACCTGTCCAGCGCCGACACGGCGGCCCCGACGGACATGAGCGCGGTGGTGACGCAGGAGGAGCTGGTCTACCAGTACAACGAGGGGAAGCTGAGCCCGACTCCGGGCGAGAAGCCGAGGGTCCCGCTGGTCGCGCTGTATCCGAAGGAGGGCACGTTCAACCTCGACCACCCGTACGTGGTGCTCCCCTCGGCCAGCCCGGAGCAGCGTGACGCCGCCGCCGACTTCCTGAAGTTCCTCCAGGAGCCGCCGCAGCAGCAGAGCTTCAGCCGGCACGGGTTCCGCGACCACGAGCGGAACGCGGCCGGCCCGCTGATCGCCGCCGTCGGCGGGCGGGGGGCCGAGAACCTCACCTACTTCGACCCGCCGGATCCCGCCGTGGTGAAGGCGATCCTCACCGGCTGGGGCACGCTGCGCAAGAAGGCCAACATCCTCGTGGCCGTCGACACCTCCGGTTCGATGAACGCGAAGATCGGTGAGCGGACCAGGTTCCAGGTGGCGACCAGGGCCGCCGCCAAGGGCTTCGGCCTGCTGAACTCCGAGGACAAGGTCGCGCTCTGGTCGTTCTCGTCGGAGACCCCGCAGCGGCCGAAGTCGCCGTACAGCGAGGAGGTCCGGCTGTCACCCTTCGACCAGAAGACGCTCACCAAGGAGCTCAACAATCTCCACGTCGAGGGCGGCACCGCGCTGTACGCCACCGTACGGGCGGCACACCGGCACATGCTCGATCACTACGACCAGTCGCGGATCAACGCGGTGGTCGTACTGACCGACGGCACGAACGAGTACACCAAGGACAACAGCCTCGCCCGGCTGCTGAAGGATGTCGCGTTGGATCCGGAACGACCGATCAAGATCTTCTGCATCGCCTTCGACGAGAAGTCCGACTTCGGGACGCTGGACCGGATCGCCAAGGCGTCCGCGGGCAAGGCGTTCGACGCCCGCGACCCGGCGAAGATCGACGACGCGTTCGTCAAGCTCGTCAGCAGCTTCTAG
- a CDS encoding DUF2855 family protein: MPASWSFAVARDDLSRTTLVEGTTPTLADGEALLRVDRVGLTANNVTYAVLGDSMRYWEFFPPGPRGLGPQWGLPPLWGFAEVVESTVEGVAAGQRVYGYLPPAGHLLVRPDRVDASGFRDASAHRADLPSPYNVYRATTGDPAYREDQEDLLVLFRPLFFTSFMLADHVVDNDFYGARSLVLSSASSKTAYAAAFELHGRGPRLVGLTSPGNLAFTRSLGCYDDVVSYDDIHALDAVPTAYLDLSGAPATRAALREHLGDRLVRDVAVGLTTQIPNADAAGEVFFAPVQMRKRRQDWGRDGLDQRFTDAWQRFTGVVGGWLDVRTGSGPAALERAWLEVLAGRTPPRVGQIVRL, encoded by the coding sequence ATGCCTGCTTCCTGGAGCTTCGCCGTGGCCCGTGACGACCTGAGCCGGACCACCCTCGTCGAAGGCACGACGCCCACCCTCGCCGACGGCGAGGCACTGTTGCGGGTGGACCGCGTCGGCCTCACCGCCAACAACGTCACCTACGCGGTGCTCGGCGACTCGATGCGGTACTGGGAGTTCTTCCCGCCCGGCCCCCGTGGGCTCGGCCCGCAGTGGGGACTTCCGCCGCTGTGGGGCTTCGCCGAGGTGGTCGAGTCGACGGTCGAGGGGGTCGCGGCGGGGCAGCGGGTCTACGGCTACCTCCCGCCGGCGGGTCACCTGCTGGTGCGGCCGGACCGGGTGGACGCTTCCGGATTCCGCGACGCGAGCGCACACCGGGCCGACCTGCCCTCGCCGTACAACGTGTACCGGGCGACCACCGGCGACCCGGCGTACCGGGAAGACCAGGAGGACCTGCTGGTCCTGTTCCGGCCGTTGTTCTTCACCTCCTTCATGCTGGCCGACCATGTCGTCGACAACGACTTCTACGGGGCGCGGTCGCTGGTGCTGTCGTCGGCATCGAGCAAGACCGCGTACGCCGCCGCCTTCGAGCTGCACGGCCGGGGCCCGCGCCTGGTCGGGCTCACCTCACCCGGCAACCTCGCGTTCACCCGGTCACTCGGGTGCTACGACGACGTCGTCTCCTACGACGACATCCACGCCCTCGACGCCGTACCGACCGCGTATCTCGACCTGTCCGGCGCGCCCGCCACCCGCGCGGCCCTGCGGGAGCACCTCGGCGACCGGCTCGTGCGGGACGTCGCGGTCGGGCTCACCACCCAGATCCCGAACGCCGACGCCGCCGGAGAGGTGTTCTTCGCCCCGGTGCAGATGCGCAAGCGCCGCCAGGACTGGGGCCGCGACGGGCTCGACCAGCGGTTCACGGACGCCTGGCAACGGTTCACCGGCGTCGTGGGCGGATGGCTCGACGTCCGCACCGGATCCGGGCCCGCCGCCCTGGAGCGCGCCTGGCTGGAGGTGCTCGCCGGCCGGACGCCGCCGCGCGTGGGTCAGATCGTCCGCCTGTGA
- a CDS encoding transglutaminaseTgpA domain-containing protein, which translates to MPGGAPDDAPGRLADGGGTTATTGPTRAGGGDGRGRAEGGRIAWLGRALRAVPVPLALIAMIGLAGEVLGRVYAGPLLTRLVLGAAVGSVLVSVAARRLPSWLVAPVSVLAMAGWTAWSLRLTAARAELPGGLAQVTADAAANGIPRLLTAMIPVEPTPDTVLVPLVAAWLAGLAGAEVAMRAGRVLLGYLPPVLLYAAALYVVGPNADPAIGPTLALVAVAVLGLAVPAGGRATAGVDPAAGLAPAVRAAVRARLAAASAAGLAVVVGLVTLLGPLLAGQVDGRPVDPRRYVEPPQVETLDENPLIRISGWALNPGQQLLDVRTRRSGPPDPVPAEQPGTAPGPGPAARPVPIRLAVLSDYDGVTWRVGATYRNAGRILPATAPAPDSTVETVRQEITVAGLSGRLLPAVATPREVTGARVAYDPTTGTLIRPEGLTPGLRYSVTSALETPDANLLGTADVPAGEEVARVLRVADGVPDPLRRLAAQLAESNGAPYARAAAVEQFLAEHYRLVADAPSGHAYPNLNFFLFGPRNAGGQRGTSEQFAAAFAVLGRLTGLPTRVVVGFRAAGDGPVRAGDAYAWPEVLFEGLGWVPFDPLPRPDEEPRPVEEDFRPAPEDPPPSEVPEPTVEPTPSPEPVAAPGRPADSGGPSTALLVGGGTGGVLLLVVAALLALLLMRRALTRARLERGDPGQRIAGAWREVTDALRLAGHPVGGDLSASEVAAHARAVLPFGADVEELAGLLNQTAFAPATATTEQAARAATTAGDYVAALRAARPWWRRLLWSVRPGPLRWHR; encoded by the coding sequence GTGCCCGGCGGCGCGCCCGACGACGCGCCGGGGAGGTTGGCCGACGGGGGCGGTACGACGGCGACCACCGGCCCGACCAGGGCCGGCGGTGGTGACGGCCGTGGCCGCGCCGAGGGCGGCCGGATTGCTTGGCTGGGACGGGCGCTGCGGGCGGTCCCGGTGCCGCTGGCACTGATCGCGATGATCGGCCTGGCCGGCGAGGTGCTCGGCCGGGTCTACGCCGGCCCGCTGCTGACCCGGCTGGTGCTCGGGGCGGCGGTGGGCTCGGTACTGGTCAGCGTGGCCGCCCGCCGGCTGCCCTCGTGGTTGGTCGCACCCGTGTCGGTGCTCGCGATGGCCGGCTGGACGGCCTGGTCGCTGCGCCTCACCGCGGCCCGCGCCGAACTGCCCGGCGGTCTGGCCCAGGTGACCGCGGACGCCGCTGCGAACGGCATCCCCCGGCTGCTGACGGCGATGATCCCCGTGGAGCCGACCCCCGACACGGTGCTGGTGCCGCTGGTCGCCGCGTGGCTGGCCGGCCTCGCCGGGGCGGAGGTGGCGATGCGGGCGGGCCGGGTGCTGCTCGGCTACCTGCCGCCGGTGCTGCTCTACGCCGCCGCGCTCTACGTGGTCGGCCCGAACGCCGATCCCGCGATCGGGCCGACGCTGGCCCTCGTGGCCGTGGCGGTGCTCGGCCTCGCGGTGCCGGCGGGCGGCCGGGCCACGGCCGGCGTCGACCCGGCCGCCGGCCTGGCGCCGGCGGTCCGCGCCGCCGTCCGGGCCCGGCTCGCCGCCGCCTCCGCCGCCGGCCTCGCGGTGGTGGTCGGGCTGGTCACGCTGCTCGGTCCGCTGCTCGCCGGCCAGGTCGACGGCCGGCCGGTGGACCCTCGGCGGTACGTCGAGCCGCCGCAGGTGGAGACCCTCGACGAGAACCCGCTCATCCGGATCTCCGGCTGGGCGCTGAACCCGGGACAGCAGCTGCTCGACGTGCGTACGCGACGGTCGGGCCCGCCGGATCCCGTGCCGGCCGAGCAGCCGGGGACCGCCCCCGGGCCGGGCCCCGCCGCACGACCGGTGCCGATCCGGCTGGCGGTGCTCAGCGACTACGACGGGGTGACCTGGCGGGTCGGCGCCACGTACCGCAACGCGGGGCGGATCCTGCCCGCCACGGCGCCGGCCCCCGACAGCACCGTGGAGACGGTACGGCAGGAGATCACCGTCGCCGGACTGAGCGGCCGGCTGCTGCCCGCCGTCGCCACCCCGCGCGAGGTCACCGGCGCGCGGGTGGCGTACGACCCGACGACCGGGACGCTGATCCGCCCGGAGGGCCTGACCCCGGGGCTGCGCTACAGCGTGACGTCGGCGCTGGAGACGCCGGACGCCAACCTGCTCGGCACGGCGGACGTGCCGGCCGGCGAGGAGGTGGCCCGGGTGCTGCGGGTCGCCGACGGGGTGCCGGACCCGTTGCGCCGGCTCGCCGCCCAGCTCGCCGAGTCCAACGGGGCCCCGTACGCGCGGGCCGCCGCCGTGGAGCAGTTCCTCGCCGAGCACTACCGCCTCGTCGCGGACGCGCCGAGCGGGCACGCGTACCCGAACCTGAACTTCTTCCTCTTCGGGCCCCGCAACGCCGGCGGCCAGCGGGGCACCTCCGAGCAGTTCGCGGCGGCGTTCGCCGTGCTGGGCCGGCTGACGGGGCTGCCGACCCGGGTGGTGGTGGGCTTCCGCGCCGCCGGCGACGGCCCGGTCCGAGCCGGCGACGCGTACGCCTGGCCGGAGGTGCTCTTCGAAGGGCTGGGCTGGGTGCCGTTCGATCCGCTGCCCCGGCCCGACGAGGAGCCCCGCCCGGTGGAGGAGGACTTCCGGCCCGCCCCGGAGGATCCGCCCCCGTCGGAGGTGCCGGAGCCGACGGTCGAGCCGACCCCGTCGCCGGAGCCGGTGGCCGCACCGGGCAGGCCGGCCGACTCCGGCGGACCGTCGACGGCGCTGCTGGTCGGCGGCGGGACGGGCGGCGTGCTGCTGCTGGTCGTGGCCGCGCTGCTCGCCCTGCTGCTGATGCGCCGGGCACTGACCCGGGCGCGGCTGGAACGGGGCGACCCCGGCCAGCGGATCGCCGGCGCCTGGCGGGAGGTCACCGACGCGCTGCGGCTGGCCGGTCACCCGGTCGGTGGGGACCTCTCCGCCTCCGAGGTCGCCGCCCACGCCCGTGCCGTCCTCCCCTTCGGGGCGGACGTCGAGGAGCTGGCGGGGCTGCTCAACCAGACGGCGTTCGCCCCTGCCACCGCCACGACGGAGCAGGCGGCGCGGGCCGCCACGACGGCCGGCGACTACGTCGCCGCGCTGCGCGCCGCCCGCCCCTGGTGGCGGCGCCTCCTCTGGTCCGTGCGCCCCGGTCCCCTCCGCTGGCACCGCTGA
- a CDS encoding DUF58 domain-containing protein, whose product MSAFTARCVGLLVAAVVLLVAGFRFAYPELALLGAAAGFAVGYAVLSAAWRPRLEVTRSADPDRVARGEPATMTLTVRNAGRLRAASLVAEDRCGDRVVPVPLLRLRPGRDTTVRYEVPTARRGVVPVGPLRVTRRDPLGLVALARPYGGTVPVWVHPRVHPLNAVPTGAGRSLDGRVDKVPHGSITFDSLREYVVGDELRRVHWRTSARVGELMVRENVDTSLPRIVLLLDNRTAAHPQRLDGVAESFESACEAAASVLVAAYREGLPVVLLLVAPEPAGGDAAAGDDAAAHGPLDRLAAAELADEGDLQPATTRLRRERLGDTLVFLTGPGGRDDLGTVGALRAAYPSVVVGVFGATEPAPSGAAGLVVIDAADGAAFAAEWDGVRRW is encoded by the coding sequence GTGTCCGCGTTCACCGCCCGGTGTGTCGGGCTGCTCGTCGCCGCCGTCGTGCTGCTCGTCGCCGGCTTCCGCTTCGCGTACCCGGAGCTGGCGCTGCTCGGGGCGGCGGCCGGCTTCGCCGTGGGCTACGCCGTGCTGAGCGCGGCGTGGCGGCCCCGCCTGGAGGTGACCCGTAGCGCCGACCCGGACCGGGTGGCGCGGGGCGAGCCGGCCACCATGACCCTGACGGTGCGCAACGCGGGGCGGCTGCGGGCGGCGAGCCTGGTGGCCGAGGACCGGTGCGGCGACCGGGTGGTCCCGGTGCCGCTGCTGCGGCTGCGACCGGGCCGTGACACCACGGTCCGCTACGAGGTGCCGACCGCCCGCCGGGGCGTGGTGCCGGTGGGGCCGCTGCGGGTGACCCGGCGCGACCCCCTGGGCCTGGTGGCGCTGGCCCGCCCGTACGGCGGCACGGTGCCGGTCTGGGTGCACCCGCGCGTGCACCCGCTGAACGCGGTGCCCACGGGGGCGGGGCGCAGCCTGGACGGCCGGGTGGACAAGGTGCCACACGGGTCGATCACCTTCGACTCGCTGCGCGAGTACGTGGTCGGTGACGAGCTGCGCCGGGTGCACTGGCGTACCAGCGCCCGGGTGGGCGAGCTGATGGTGCGGGAGAACGTGGACACCAGCCTGCCCCGGATCGTGCTGCTGCTGGACAACCGGACGGCCGCCCACCCGCAGCGCCTCGACGGGGTGGCCGAGTCGTTCGAGTCGGCGTGCGAGGCCGCCGCCTCGGTGCTGGTCGCCGCGTACCGCGAGGGTCTGCCGGTGGTGCTGCTGCTGGTCGCGCCGGAGCCGGCGGGCGGCGACGCGGCGGCCGGCGACGACGCGGCGGCGCACGGGCCGCTGGACCGGCTCGCGGCGGCGGAACTCGCCGACGAGGGCGACCTTCAGCCCGCCACCACCCGGCTGCGGCGGGAGCGGCTCGGCGACACGCTGGTCTTCCTCACCGGGCCGGGGGGCCGCGACGATCTGGGGACGGTGGGCGCGCTGCGGGCCGCGTACCCGTCGGTGGTGGTGGGGGTCTTCGGGGCGACGGAGCCGGCACCGTCGGGCGCGGCCGGCCTGGTGGTGATCGACGCCGCGGACGGGGCGGCGTTCGCCGCCGAGTGGGACGGGGTGCGCAGGTGGTGA
- a CDS encoding MoxR family ATPase produces the protein MNTPEPLTQPEVQGFAALAARLAENVNAVVLGKPQVVRLALTALFAQGHVLLEDVPGVGKTTLARAIAATVKGQWRRIQFTPDLLPSDVSGVTIFNQATRGFEFHPGPVFANIVIADEINRASPKTQSALLEVMEERTVTVDGVRHPVPQPFLVVATQNPVEMDGTYRLPEAQLDRFLVKLSVGYPDEAVEVEVLRGATVRSPEALTAVTDTATVGEMVRMARRVHIAEPLYAYAVRLAAATRTHPQVRVGVSPRGVIALTRAACAYALIDGRGWIMPEDLKTLAEPVFAHRLLLTPDAQVRGVTAAEVLRQAVASVPVPLPSGQPAPVQG, from the coding sequence GTGAACACCCCAGAACCGCTCACCCAGCCGGAGGTGCAGGGCTTCGCCGCCCTCGCCGCCCGGCTGGCCGAGAACGTCAACGCGGTGGTGCTGGGCAAGCCGCAGGTGGTCCGGCTGGCGCTGACCGCCCTCTTCGCCCAGGGGCACGTGCTGTTGGAGGACGTGCCGGGGGTCGGCAAGACCACCCTGGCCCGGGCCATCGCGGCGACCGTGAAGGGGCAATGGCGGCGCATCCAGTTCACCCCCGACCTGCTCCCCTCCGACGTGTCCGGGGTGACGATCTTCAACCAGGCCACCCGGGGCTTCGAGTTCCACCCGGGGCCGGTGTTCGCCAACATCGTCATCGCCGACGAGATCAACCGGGCGTCGCCGAAGACCCAGTCGGCGCTGCTGGAGGTGATGGAGGAGCGCACCGTCACCGTCGACGGGGTCCGGCACCCGGTGCCGCAGCCGTTCCTGGTGGTGGCCACCCAGAACCCGGTGGAGATGGACGGCACGTACCGGCTGCCCGAGGCCCAGCTCGACCGGTTCCTGGTGAAGCTCTCCGTCGGCTATCCCGACGAGGCGGTCGAGGTGGAGGTGCTGCGGGGGGCGACGGTCCGCTCCCCGGAGGCGCTGACCGCGGTCACCGACACGGCCACCGTCGGGGAGATGGTCCGCATGGCCCGCCGGGTGCACATCGCCGAGCCGCTCTACGCGTACGCGGTGCGGCTGGCCGCAGCCACCCGCACCCACCCGCAGGTGCGCGTCGGGGTCAGTCCCCGGGGCGTGATCGCGCTGACCAGGGCGGCGTGCGCGTACGCGCTGATCGACGGGCGCGGCTGGATCATGCCGGAGGACCTGAAGACCCTGGCCGAGCCGGTCTTCGCACACCGGCTGCTGCTCACCCCCGACGCGCAGGTGCGCGGGGTGACCGCCGCCGAGGTGCTGCGCCAGGCGGTCGCCTCGGTCCCGGTGCCGCTCCCCTCGGGCCAGCCGGCCCCGGTCCAGGGCTGA